Proteins from a genomic interval of Cervus elaphus chromosome 13, mCerEla1.1, whole genome shotgun sequence:
- the TEDC1 gene encoding tubulin epsilon and delta complex protein 1 — MGRRRRRRPDPADAARALPEAIAALSRTLPAAPSPEIFRRAKFDRPEAAPALWRLLFRVLSPLSADSASVSLALEAQVRWVKSVLHSQGYPRRALVQLQDDGSQGGRELLLALAWLLARGPLPERLLTQSHVRLGDEMPVCECEALASPGPPAPHVEAEGSVDIRHLQWMMGKLRLRWRNLMAGQQEQCALLGKIHSHTRGCHSDRSLGHLSVTETELLRDPEGGRQLLQRLETENARLEAALEWRHRELVFWRWMDTVLDTCPLEASPPTLLPRIPEPGAGAAGLPVRELQALQEELQALQEELREAVEARRAAWQAAVGGHGPEWRAARRALQAAVAQDLAALQRAWEQGKDQARPHGPRRLVRTEARVPGGPGLWATEATEALRAREACLEAMLRQLQGQCQQELARLAGARPGLIWVPPPTRGVPQAPPCPGWALNGQDPSSAAQALGPGPHLGQSVPAPPRPGAGPGCAPEEVVTAHSGAMGVRPR, encoded by the exons atggggaggcggcggcggcgccggccCGACCCGGCGGACGCGGCCCGGGCTCTGCCCGAGGCCATCGCTGCGTTGAGCCGGACGCTGCCCGCCGCGCCCAGCCCCGAGATCTTCCGCCGCGCCAAGTTTGACCGTCCGGAGGCG GCCCCCGCGCTCTGGCGGCTGCTCTTCCGTGTGCTCTCGCCGCTGTCCGCCGACAGCGCCTCGGTCTCGCTCGCCCTGG AGGCTCAAGTCCGCTGGGTGAAGTCGGTGCTGCACTCCCAGGGTTACCCGAGGCGGGCGCTGGTGCAACTCCAGGACGACGGCTCCCAGGGTGGCCGTGAGCTGCTGCTGGCCCTGGCCTGGCTTCTGGCCCGCGGGCCCCTCCCCGAGCGGCTGCTGACCCAGAGCCACGTGAGGCTGGGCGACGAGATGCCCGTGTGCGAG TGTGAGGCCCTGGCCAGCCCTGGCCCGCCTGCTCCCCATGTGGAAGCAGAAGGCTCTGTGGACATCCGCCACCTGCAGTGGATGATGGGGAAGCTGCGGCTCCGGTGGCGAAACCTGATGGCCGGTCAGCAGGAGCAGTGCGCCCTCCTGGGCAAG ATCCACTCGCACACCCGTGGCTGCCACAGTGACCGCAGCCTTGGCCACCTGTCTGTCACCGAAACGGAGCTGCTCAGAGACCCCGAGGGCGGCCGGCAG CTGCTGCAGCGGCTGGAGACGGAGAACGCGCGGCTGGAGGCAGCCCTGGAGTGGCGGCACCGGGAGCTGGTCTTCTGGCGGTGGATG GACACAGTCCTGGACACCTGCCCCCTGGAGGCCTCACCGCCCACGCTTCTGCCTAGGATCCCCGAGCCAGGGGCTGGAGCGGCGGGGCTGCCGGTGCGGGAGCTGCAGGCCTTGCAGGAGGAGCTGCAGGCCCTGCAGGAGGAGCTGCGGGAGGCGGTGGAGGCCCGGCGGGccgcctggcaggctgcg GTTGGTGGCCACGGGCCTGAGTGGAGAGCCGCGAGGCGGGCCCTGCAGGCGGCCGTGGCGCAGGACCTGGCAGCCTTGCAGCGGGCCTGGGAGCAGGGCAAGGACCAGGCCCGGCCCCACGGACCCCGCCGGCTGGTGAGGACCGAGGCCAGGGTGCCTGGCGGCCCGGGCCTGTGGGCCACCGAGGCGACGGAGGCGCTCAGGGCCCGGGAGGCTTGCCTAGAGGCGATGCTGCGCCAGCTGCAGGGCCAGTGTCAGCAGGAGCTGGCCAGGCTGGCGGGAGCGCGGCCCGGCCTCATCTGGGTCCCGCCGCCCACACGCGGAGTGCCGCAGGCGCCCCCATGTCCGGGCTGGGCCTTGAATGGGCAGGATCCATCCTCAGCGGCGCAGGctctgggccccgggccccaccTTGGGCAGAGCGTGCCTGCTCcccccaggcctggggcaggcCCGGGCTGTGCCCCCGAGGAGGTTGTGACAGCCCACAGTGGTGCCATGGGCGTCAGGCCTCGGTGA